In Carnobacterium sp. CP1, the following are encoded in one genomic region:
- the yidC gene encoding membrane protein insertase YidC, with translation MKKLNKLLLTGSLLSMVLFLSGCMGQDKQGNPKGFIYEFLVVPTQQLILWLADAFNGNYGIAIIIITLIVRVIILPLNLSQSKKSLVQQEKTAFIKPEMDVIQAKQKAAQTPEEKAAAQQDLMALYKDNDMSMLGGIGCLPLLIQMPVFTAMFQAIRLSPEIANSTFLGINLGDRNIPLAIAAGLIYLVQAYVSMIGIAPEQKKQMKTMMYMNPIMIVMFTISSPAGLGLYWLVGGFFGVFQTLITNFHFKPRIQAQIAEEMKNRPKKERPIKTVEPLKSTEVSTDQQPPAMKRNAGSARGRNAGKQQRR, from the coding sequence ATGAAAAAATTAAATAAGCTCCTTTTAACTGGATCGCTTTTGAGTATGGTGCTCTTTCTTTCCGGTTGTATGGGACAAGATAAACAAGGAAATCCTAAAGGCTTTATATATGAGTTTTTAGTCGTTCCAACGCAACAACTTATTCTTTGGTTAGCAGATGCATTTAACGGCAACTATGGTATTGCGATTATCATCATTACGTTAATTGTACGAGTCATCATCTTGCCTTTAAACCTGAGCCAATCTAAGAAATCTTTAGTTCAACAAGAAAAAACAGCCTTCATCAAGCCTGAAATGGATGTTATTCAAGCCAAGCAGAAAGCAGCACAAACACCAGAAGAAAAAGCTGCTGCGCAACAAGATTTGATGGCTCTATACAAAGACAATGATATGAGCATGTTGGGCGGTATCGGATGTCTGCCTTTATTGATTCAAATGCCTGTCTTTACGGCCATGTTTCAAGCTATCCGTTTATCACCAGAAATCGCAAACAGCACGTTTTTGGGCATCAATTTAGGTGATCGAAATATCCCATTAGCAATTGCAGCTGGTCTGATTTATCTAGTCCAAGCGTATGTTTCAATGATCGGTATCGCTCCGGAGCAAAAGAAACAGATGAAGACTATGATGTATATGAACCCTATCATGATAGTGATGTTTACTATTTCTTCTCCTGCTGGTTTAGGTTTGTATTGGTTAGTTGGAGGATTTTTCGGGGTTTTCCAAACTCTTATTACGAATTTCCACTTCAAACCAAGAATACAAGCACAAATCGCTGAAGAGATGAAAAACCGACCTAAAAAAGAACGGCCAATCAAAACAGTTGAGCCGCTTAAGTCAACTGAAGTTAGTACCGACCAACAGCCACCCGCAATGAAACGAAACGCTGGATCGGCTCGTGGACGAAATGCTGGCAAACAACAACGAAGATAG
- a CDS encoding DNA topoisomerase 3 produces the protein MKTLIISEKPSVGKEIARVLGANQKNKSYIEGKDIIVTWALGHLLGLKMPEDYKQEWATWDMESLPLIPAKMQIKPLKNTGHQLKAIKQLAQRKDIDQAVIATDAGREGELVARWILEYIKFNKPVKRLWISSQTDQAIRTGFKQLQPSKKYDALYDAAVARSEADWLIGLNVTRALTVKYQDSLSAGRVQTPTLAMIRKQEALIEQFIPETFFTVELNVAGQSAVLKEGAPHKFKERVQAEELVSRLTSEPVMVQEVKEKQQVHAAPLPYDLTELQREANQRYQFSAKKTLSVMQTLYERHKVLSYPRTDSKHLTDDMSATMKDRLQAIHGFFPEEVKGILKRGGVVTQKSVFNNAKVTDHHGIIPTEERPRPEKMDQDELRIYRMVVERFLGLFLPSYKEVKTTYTLAAADVTFTLQQVVVVEKGWRKTEAQKPQTIYKKGERLSQTTVQIKKRLTEAPSRLTEAALLQKMENNGLGTAATRAEIIEKLISSDLMERQLTKLTVSPKGKQLLTLVNPALVTPELTSKWEKSLEEIAAGTLKKDEFLKQITTEAKRLVKEIKLSEQTYKDYSLTSKVCPDCGELLKERNSRDGKMLVCSSTDCSYRRRKDPKVSNRRCAQCHRKMEIHEGKKGKFFKCKYCNLSEKMSDTKNKKVNKHETKRIMQKMNQEAQEEMESPLALALKAAMEKQGN, from the coding sequence ATGAAAACTTTAATTATTTCCGAAAAACCTAGTGTAGGAAAAGAAATCGCTCGAGTATTGGGAGCTAACCAGAAAAATAAAAGTTATATCGAAGGCAAAGACATTATCGTGACTTGGGCATTGGGTCATTTGCTAGGCTTGAAAATGCCGGAAGACTATAAACAAGAGTGGGCAACATGGGATATGGAAAGCTTGCCATTGATTCCAGCCAAAATGCAAATCAAACCCTTAAAGAATACCGGTCACCAATTAAAAGCCATCAAACAATTAGCTCAAAGAAAAGACATCGACCAAGCAGTGATTGCAACTGATGCAGGACGAGAAGGAGAATTGGTTGCTAGATGGATTCTTGAATACATCAAATTCAATAAACCGGTCAAACGACTTTGGATCTCTTCGCAAACGGACCAAGCGATCCGTACAGGATTCAAACAACTGCAACCGAGCAAGAAATACGATGCACTTTATGACGCTGCCGTTGCTCGTTCAGAAGCAGATTGGCTGATTGGCTTGAATGTCACCAGAGCTTTAACCGTTAAATATCAAGACAGTCTATCAGCGGGACGAGTACAAACACCTACCTTAGCCATGATCAGAAAACAAGAAGCGCTAATCGAACAATTTATACCGGAGACTTTTTTTACTGTGGAATTAAATGTAGCTGGGCAATCTGCTGTACTTAAAGAGGGTGCTCCGCATAAATTTAAGGAACGTGTACAAGCGGAAGAATTAGTCAGCCGGTTGACATCAGAACCTGTGATGGTCCAAGAAGTAAAAGAAAAGCAGCAAGTACATGCTGCACCGCTGCCTTATGATTTAACGGAACTGCAGCGGGAAGCTAATCAACGCTATCAATTTTCAGCTAAAAAAACGTTGAGCGTGATGCAAACTCTTTATGAACGCCATAAAGTCCTATCTTATCCTAGAACCGATTCAAAACATCTAACTGACGATATGTCAGCAACGATGAAAGATCGTTTACAAGCGATACACGGATTCTTTCCTGAAGAAGTAAAAGGGATCTTGAAACGAGGGGGAGTTGTTACTCAAAAGTCTGTTTTTAATAACGCTAAAGTGACAGATCACCATGGTATTATTCCAACAGAAGAAAGGCCTCGACCAGAAAAAATGGATCAGGATGAGTTGCGAATCTATCGTATGGTCGTAGAACGTTTCTTAGGTTTGTTTTTACCTTCATACAAAGAAGTGAAAACAACTTATACATTGGCTGCTGCTGATGTGACCTTTACTTTGCAGCAAGTTGTTGTTGTAGAAAAGGGATGGCGCAAAACGGAAGCTCAAAAACCGCAAACGATTTACAAAAAAGGGGAACGGTTGAGCCAAACGACCGTTCAAATCAAAAAACGGTTGACGGAAGCACCAAGTCGGCTGACAGAAGCTGCGTTACTGCAGAAAATGGAGAATAATGGCTTAGGAACAGCTGCTACACGGGCTGAAATTATTGAAAAGTTAATTAGCAGCGATTTAATGGAACGTCAATTGACGAAGTTGACGGTTTCGCCTAAAGGCAAACAATTATTGACATTAGTTAATCCAGCTTTAGTCACTCCTGAATTGACCAGTAAATGGGAAAAATCTTTAGAAGAGATTGCAGCCGGAACATTAAAAAAAGACGAATTTTTAAAACAAATCACAACTGAAGCTAAGCGTTTGGTCAAAGAGATCAAACTGAGTGAGCAAACGTATAAAGATTATTCGCTTACCTCAAAAGTGTGCCCAGATTGTGGGGAATTATTGAAAGAACGCAATAGTCGTGATGGAAAAATGCTTGTTTGCAGCAGTACGGATTGTTCTTATCGTCGTCGAAAAGATCCAAAAGTATCCAATCGCCGATGTGCTCAATGCCATCGTAAAATGGAGATTCATGAAGGGAAAAAAGGGAAATTTTTTAAATGCAAATACTGCAACCTTTCTGAAAAAATGAGTGATACAAAAAACAAAAAAGTAAATAAGCATGAAACAAAACGCATTATGCAAAAAATGAATCAAGAAGCGCAAGAAGAAATGGAAAGTCCACTGGCATTAGCCCTCAAAGCAGCCATGGAAAAACAAGGGAATTAA
- a CDS encoding ABC transporter permease, producing the protein MDVMSVLQLVFSSALVYSAPLILTALGGTFSERSGIVNVGLEGIMVMGAFGSVVFNLSFASQFGNWTPWVGVIVGGVIGILFSLIHAVATINLRADHIISGTVINLMAPALAVFLTRVLYDGRGQTDIIPKNFGKANIPLLEKIPVIGDIFFKGTSAPAFVGILIAVLCWFVLFKTRFGLRLRAVGEHPQAADTLGINVYGMKYAGVLLSGLLGGMGGAIQAQAISLNFSASTIAGQGFIAMAAMIFGKWNPLGAMGAAIFFGFAQSLGVIGNYIPFIQDVPSVWLQIAPYLITIVVLVGVIGKSEGPAANGKTYIKSK; encoded by the coding sequence ATGGATGTTATGAGTGTATTGCAACTTGTCTTTTCTTCAGCGTTAGTCTATTCGGCCCCTCTTATCTTAACAGCATTAGGTGGAACTTTTTCTGAACGTAGTGGAATTGTTAACGTCGGCTTGGAAGGAATCATGGTCATGGGTGCCTTCGGTTCCGTAGTCTTTAACTTGTCCTTTGCGAGTCAATTTGGAAATTGGACACCTTGGGTAGGAGTTATTGTAGGCGGAGTGATCGGAATTTTGTTTTCGTTGATTCACGCTGTTGCAACCATCAATTTACGGGCAGACCACATTATTTCAGGAACGGTTATTAACTTGATGGCGCCTGCTTTAGCGGTCTTCTTAACTCGTGTATTGTATGATGGACGCGGCCAAACAGATATTATTCCTAAAAACTTTGGAAAAGCGAATATTCCATTATTGGAAAAGATTCCCGTTATTGGCGATATTTTCTTTAAAGGAACTTCTGCACCAGCTTTTGTAGGAATTCTGATAGCTGTTTTATGTTGGTTTGTGTTATTCAAAACTCGTTTTGGATTGCGTTTGAGAGCTGTAGGGGAACACCCTCAAGCAGCAGATACTTTAGGAATCAATGTTTATGGAATGAAATATGCCGGTGTGCTATTATCCGGTCTCTTAGGCGGAATGGGAGGAGCTATTCAAGCTCAAGCAATTTCATTGAACTTTTCCGCTTCAACCATTGCTGGTCAAGGGTTTATTGCAATGGCAGCTATGATTTTTGGTAAATGGAATCCTTTAGGCGCAATGGGCGCAGCTATTTTCTTTGGGTTTGCTCAAAGTTTAGGTGTAATCGGCAATTATATACCGTTTATCCAGGATGTTCCAAGTGTCTGGCTGCAAATTGCTCCTTATTTAATTACGATCGTCGTATTGGTAGGAGTTATCGGAAAATCAGAAGGTCCAGCAGCAAATGGTAAGACTTATATCAAATCGAAGTAA
- a CDS encoding DUF1033 family protein, with protein MFQVMELQGEYEPWWFFDDWKKQIKSIQTFETFDEAIREYQTQFMDFQKTYPHHQTKKGYLTAFWDESQNQYCIECEDDIQLFHSLILLKEYQLIEAEEIVSN; from the coding sequence ATGTTTCAAGTAATGGAGTTGCAAGGAGAATATGAACCTTGGTGGTTTTTTGATGATTGGAAAAAACAAATAAAGAGCATTCAAACATTTGAAACGTTTGATGAAGCAATCCGCGAATACCAAACGCAGTTCATGGATTTCCAGAAGACCTACCCTCATCATCAAACAAAAAAAGGGTACTTAACCGCTTTTTGGGATGAGAGTCAGAATCAATATTGCATTGAATGTGAAGATGACATACAATTATTTCATAGTTTGATTCTGTTAAAAGAGTATCAATTGATTGAAGCGGAAGAAATAGTATCCAACTGA
- a CDS encoding BMP family lipoprotein: MKKRNYMSLLALGLISGATLAACGSDDSATPSDTASDSGDDFSVVMVTDVGGVDDKSFNQSAWEGMQEWGEDNGKKEGADGYTYIQSNEDSDFVTNLNSAVNANFDLIYGVGFKLQEAMTDVAGQNEDQQFVIIDSVIDAPNVESVLFKDQEAAFLAGVAAAESTETGKIGFIGGQESEVISRFEAGFVAGVKEVDPAIEVNVEYVGSFGDAARGKQLAAAMYSSGIDIIYQAAGDSGNGVFSEAKDRMNADPSEKLWVIGVDRDQEEEGKYDSGNLTLTSTLKGVGAAVKDIANDTMAGNFTGGETVNFGLAEGGVDLTDGSLTDEVKKSIEDYKEKIINGDIEVPETPEK, encoded by the coding sequence ATGAAAAAACGCAATTATATGAGTCTTTTAGCTTTAGGATTAATTTCAGGTGCGACATTAGCAGCCTGTGGTTCAGACGATTCAGCTACACCTTCAGATACTGCATCAGATTCAGGCGATGATTTTTCTGTCGTAATGGTTACTGATGTAGGTGGAGTGGATGACAAATCTTTTAACCAATCTGCTTGGGAAGGTATGCAGGAATGGGGAGAAGACAACGGTAAAAAAGAAGGCGCAGATGGATATACTTATATTCAATCAAATGAAGACTCAGATTTTGTTACCAATTTAAATAGTGCAGTAAATGCCAATTTCGATTTGATCTATGGAGTTGGATTTAAATTACAAGAAGCAATGACAGATGTAGCTGGACAAAACGAAGATCAGCAATTCGTCATTATTGATTCAGTTATCGACGCACCAAACGTTGAATCTGTTTTATTTAAAGACCAAGAAGCAGCCTTTTTAGCTGGAGTTGCTGCTGCAGAATCAACTGAAACTGGAAAAATCGGATTTATCGGCGGACAAGAAAGTGAAGTTATTTCACGTTTTGAAGCTGGATTTGTTGCCGGTGTCAAAGAAGTTGACCCTGCAATTGAAGTAAACGTAGAATACGTAGGTTCTTTTGGAGATGCTGCACGTGGAAAACAATTAGCAGCAGCAATGTATAGCAGCGGAATCGATATTATTTATCAAGCAGCTGGTGATTCAGGTAACGGAGTCTTCTCTGAAGCTAAAGACCGTATGAATGCTGATCCATCTGAAAAACTTTGGGTAATCGGCGTTGACCGTGACCAAGAAGAAGAAGGTAAATACGATTCTGGCAACTTAACATTAACGTCTACGCTTAAAGGTGTTGGAGCAGCCGTTAAAGATATTGCAAACGATACGATGGCTGGAAACTTCACTGGCGGAGAAACGGTGAACTTTGGTTTAGCTGAAGGCGGCGTTGATTTGACAGATGGCAGTCTGACTGATGAAGTTAAGAAAAGTATTGAAGACTACAAAGAAAAAATCATTAACGGAGATATCGAAGTACCAGAAACCCCTGAAAAATAA
- a CDS encoding acylphosphatase produces MKKVTLTVTGRVQGVGFRYMTKMVADQIGVFGLVRNEMDGSVYIEANGEPQKIDAFIEEIRKSPTPSGNVEHLEITEDSSLPVKDKFSVSN; encoded by the coding sequence ATGAAAAAAGTAACATTAACTGTAACTGGGCGTGTACAAGGTGTCGGTTTTCGCTATATGACTAAAATGGTTGCCGATCAAATAGGTGTTTTTGGTCTTGTTCGCAATGAAATGGATGGCAGCGTCTATATTGAAGCAAATGGAGAACCACAAAAAATAGATGCATTTATTGAAGAAATTCGAAAATCGCCTACTCCTAGCGGAAATGTTGAGCATTTAGAAATAACCGAAGATTCGTCTTTACCAGTAAAAGATAAATTTTCCGTAAGCAATTGA
- a CDS encoding ABC transporter ATP-binding protein: protein MKGITKEFGTFKANDNINLQLKKGEIHALLGENGAGKSTLMNILSGLLEPTSGEILMNGKEVLINSPGMANKLGIGMVHQHFMLVKKFTVTENIILGSEPNKAGVLDKNKAKQAIKDLSEKYGLLVDPAARVESISVGMEQRVEILKTLYRGAEVLIFDEPTAVLTPQEIKELMQIMKALTREGKSIILITHKLDEIKQVADRCTVIRRGQSIDTVDVASSSQQELADMMVGRSVSFKTEKKAAQPKEVVLSVQDITVQEDRGLEAVKALSLEVRAGEVLGIAGIDGNGQSELIQAITGLAKIESGKILLNGEEIQNKQPRKITENGLGHIPEDRHKYGLILPMSLEENIALQTYYKKPLSEHGFLHPKAIKQYAKKLIGEFDVRTQNEMVPASALSGGNQQKAIIAREIDRDPSLLIAAQPTRGLDVGAIEYIHKRLIEQRDNGKAVLLMSFELDEILNVSDRIAVMYDGKIVAIVKPKETTQQELGLLMAGSSLEKARAAADQESGKERSHIEQ, encoded by the coding sequence ATGAAAGGTATCACCAAGGAGTTTGGTACCTTTAAAGCGAACGATAACATTAATCTACAGCTTAAAAAAGGCGAGATTCATGCTCTGTTAGGTGAAAATGGAGCAGGAAAATCAACTTTGATGAATATCTTATCGGGTCTTTTAGAACCCACATCAGGTGAAATATTGATGAATGGAAAAGAAGTTCTGATCAATTCTCCAGGTATGGCGAATAAATTAGGAATTGGAATGGTTCATCAGCATTTTATGTTAGTAAAGAAATTTACTGTAACGGAAAACATTATATTGGGCAGTGAACCTAATAAAGCTGGAGTGCTAGACAAAAACAAAGCCAAACAAGCCATCAAAGATTTATCAGAAAAATATGGTTTATTGGTAGATCCTGCTGCAAGAGTTGAAAGCATTTCTGTTGGAATGGAACAACGGGTAGAAATTTTGAAGACATTATACCGAGGAGCAGAGGTTTTAATTTTTGATGAACCTACAGCCGTGTTGACTCCTCAAGAGATCAAAGAATTGATGCAAATCATGAAAGCTCTGACTCGCGAAGGAAAGTCGATCATTTTGATCACACATAAATTAGATGAAATCAAGCAAGTTGCTGATAGATGTACGGTTATTCGTCGAGGCCAAAGTATTGATACCGTTGACGTAGCTTCAAGTTCGCAACAAGAATTAGCAGATATGATGGTTGGACGTTCGGTTTCATTTAAGACTGAAAAAAAAGCTGCACAACCAAAAGAAGTTGTTCTTTCTGTCCAAGATATTACAGTTCAAGAAGATCGCGGGTTAGAAGCAGTTAAAGCATTGAGCTTAGAAGTTCGTGCTGGTGAGGTCTTAGGGATTGCTGGAATTGATGGAAATGGGCAAAGCGAATTAATTCAAGCGATCACAGGACTTGCTAAAATAGAAAGTGGAAAGATTCTTTTAAATGGAGAAGAGATCCAAAATAAACAACCCCGCAAGATTACGGAAAATGGGTTAGGGCATATTCCTGAAGACCGCCATAAATATGGCTTGATTCTGCCTATGAGTTTGGAAGAAAACATTGCTTTACAAACGTATTATAAAAAACCATTAAGCGAACATGGCTTTTTACATCCAAAGGCGATTAAACAATATGCGAAAAAGTTAATTGGAGAATTTGATGTTCGGACACAAAATGAAATGGTGCCGGCTAGTGCCTTATCCGGCGGGAATCAGCAAAAAGCGATCATCGCCAGGGAAATCGATCGCGATCCATCATTGCTGATTGCTGCACAACCCACTCGTGGGTTAGACGTTGGAGCGATTGAATACATCCATAAACGTTTGATCGAACAACGGGATAATGGAAAAGCCGTTTTATTAATGAGTTTTGAATTGGATGAGATTTTAAATGTTTCAGATCGTATTGCGGTTATGTATGATGGAAAAATCGTGGCCATTGTAAAACCAAAAGAAACAACCCAACAAGAATTAGGTCTGCTGATGGCAGGTTCATCTCTTGAAAAAGCAAGAGCAGCTGCTGATCAAGAGAGTGGAAAGGAGCGGTCTCATATTGAACAATAA
- a CDS encoding ABC transporter permease: MNNKGKWNNILVPLLSVVLGLVLGALIMFAFGYDPIAGYQSMIKGAFGNSFYIGETLRQATPLVFTALGFSVAYTAGFFNIGVAGQALLGWLCSVWFALTFPELPGLLLLFLSLVVGAVAGAIWAGIAGFLRAYFNTSEVIVTIMLNYTALYTTNYLIRNVLTNASDTTSRIPAGASLRVEWLTTLTKNSTLHAGIFIALFMAVVVWILMKKTTSGFEIRAVGLNPFASKYAGMSTKRNIIVSMLISGALAGLGGAMEGMGTFQNIFVQGAMPTIGFDGMAVALLGLGNPVGILFSALLFGALKIGGNSMPLMAGVPTEVVDIVIASIIFFVGANYLIRFFIDKRARVNKGGVK, translated from the coding sequence TTGAACAATAAAGGAAAATGGAATAATATATTGGTTCCACTGCTTTCTGTTGTCTTAGGATTAGTATTGGGAGCTTTGATCATGTTTGCATTTGGTTATGATCCAATCGCTGGATACCAATCTATGATCAAGGGAGCTTTTGGTAATTCTTTTTATATCGGTGAGACATTGAGACAAGCAACCCCATTAGTTTTTACAGCACTTGGCTTTTCAGTAGCGTATACAGCTGGATTCTTTAATATTGGGGTCGCTGGACAAGCTTTGTTAGGTTGGTTGTGTTCCGTTTGGTTCGCTTTAACGTTCCCGGAATTACCCGGTCTGCTATTGCTGTTTTTAAGTTTGGTTGTCGGAGCAGTAGCTGGAGCAATATGGGCTGGCATTGCAGGATTTTTACGTGCTTATTTTAACACTAGTGAAGTTATTGTAACGATTATGTTGAATTATACCGCTCTTTATACCACTAATTATTTGATTCGTAACGTTTTGACAAATGCTTCAGATACAACGTCTCGTATCCCTGCAGGTGCAAGTCTTCGGGTAGAATGGTTGACAACTTTAACGAAGAACTCAACATTGCATGCTGGAATTTTTATTGCTTTATTCATGGCTGTAGTGGTTTGGATTCTGATGAAAAAGACAACCAGCGGTTTTGAAATCCGGGCAGTAGGACTAAACCCGTTTGCTTCCAAATACGCTGGAATGAGTACGAAACGCAATATCATTGTTTCTATGCTGATCAGTGGAGCTCTTGCTGGTTTAGGCGGAGCGATGGAAGGAATGGGCACATTCCAAAATATATTTGTTCAAGGAGCAATGCCGACGATTGGGTTTGACGGGATGGCCGTTGCTTTACTTGGTTTAGGAAATCCTGTTGGTATTTTATTCTCTGCATTGTTGTTTGGAGCTCTTAAAATTGGCGGAAATAGTATGCCGTTAATGGCAGGTGTGCCAACTGAAGTCGTGGATATTGTGATTGCTTCTATTATATTCTTTGTTGGAGCCAACTACTTGATCCGTTTCTTCATTGATAAACGGGCTAGAGTAAACAAAGGAGGAGTAAAATAA
- a CDS encoding DNA translocase FtsK has translation MAARKKSTTKKRTKRNLSIEVIGVIFIILSLFAASQLGFVGRLSANLFRFFIGNTFLFAALLLAVYGIYLVIKGTEPPFKNKRIIGLGLLYGGTLLLLHALLFAPIIHADVNVLSATLRFFMPDMTKNEITQSVGGGMIGAGLYALSYFLFAQWGTYLMVGILWFIGSFFVFGWSFKYFMDFVRLTSKKIFQNIKDFFAQMGTRFRNWNKLRTQEKLTPETGVNPAKEKENTKKNRVKPLKVDVPETKVNEQPSKTDPLQLEIDSYQSRLQAEGTKEAKAEEPEESSDDSSKLEFDIQAEAENADYQLPPSSLLDEVKQTDQTNEYALIQRNVKKLEETFQSFGVDAKVTKANLGPAVTKYEVQPAVGVKVSKIVSLSDDLALALAAKDIRIEAPIPGKPFIGIEVPNSEVSIVAFRDVIDGQVKNSEKLLEVPLGRDISGNVAMADLTKMPHLLVAGSTGSGKSVCINGIITSLLMKAKPNEVKLMMIDPKMVELNIYNGIPHLLTPVVTNPKKAAQALQKVVAEMEQRYELFAASGQRNIAGYNQFILEQNLENGESHPTLPFIVVIVDELADLMMVASNEVEDAIIRLAQMARAAGIHMILATQRPSVDVITGIIKANVPSRIAFAVSSGIDSRTIIDSSGAEKLLGRGDMLYLPMGENKPVRVQGAFISDAEVERVVSFVTTQQGANYVEAMMPTEEPQTTSGEVQDEVYDDAVQMIVEMQTASISLLQRRFRIGYNRAARLIDEMEMRGIVGPSEGSKPRKVNITEVPGEPGDDLAEQ, from the coding sequence GTGGCAGCAAGAAAAAAAAGCACCACTAAAAAAAGAACAAAACGCAATCTTTCAATTGAAGTCATCGGAGTTATCTTTATTATTTTAAGTTTATTTGCAGCATCTCAATTGGGTTTTGTTGGCAGATTGAGCGCCAACTTATTTCGTTTTTTTATTGGTAACACCTTTTTATTTGCGGCATTATTGTTGGCTGTATATGGCATCTATTTAGTTATCAAAGGAACCGAGCCTCCTTTTAAAAATAAGCGGATAATTGGGTTAGGTTTATTGTATGGCGGAACGTTATTGTTGCTGCATGCTTTATTATTTGCACCTATTATTCATGCTGATGTAAATGTCCTTTCTGCGACATTGCGTTTCTTTATGCCGGATATGACTAAAAATGAGATTACTCAATCGGTAGGTGGTGGAATGATTGGTGCCGGATTATATGCACTCAGTTATTTTTTATTTGCCCAATGGGGAACGTATTTAATGGTTGGGATTCTTTGGTTTATTGGGAGCTTTTTCGTTTTCGGATGGTCATTTAAATATTTTATGGATTTTGTTCGTCTCACATCGAAAAAAATATTTCAAAACATTAAGGACTTTTTTGCACAAATGGGTACGCGTTTTCGAAATTGGAACAAGCTGCGAACTCAAGAAAAGCTTACGCCGGAAACTGGCGTGAATCCAGCTAAAGAAAAGGAAAATACTAAAAAAAATCGCGTTAAACCACTTAAAGTAGATGTGCCAGAAACGAAAGTCAATGAACAACCAAGTAAAACAGATCCATTGCAACTAGAAATCGATAGTTATCAGAGTCGTTTACAAGCAGAAGGAACGAAAGAGGCAAAAGCAGAAGAGCCAGAAGAATCAAGCGATGACAGTAGTAAGCTGGAATTTGATATCCAAGCTGAAGCCGAAAATGCTGATTACCAATTGCCGCCCTCGTCTTTACTAGATGAAGTAAAACAAACGGATCAAACCAATGAATATGCATTGATTCAACGAAATGTTAAAAAACTAGAAGAAACGTTTCAGAGTTTTGGAGTAGACGCAAAAGTAACCAAAGCCAATCTTGGTCCAGCAGTGACAAAATATGAAGTTCAACCAGCAGTAGGTGTAAAGGTCAGCAAAATTGTTAGCTTAAGTGACGACTTAGCCTTAGCTTTGGCTGCTAAAGATATCCGGATAGAAGCGCCTATTCCTGGAAAACCTTTTATTGGAATTGAAGTACCAAATAGTGAGGTCAGTATTGTGGCGTTCCGTGATGTTATTGATGGACAAGTGAAAAACAGTGAAAAATTATTAGAAGTTCCACTAGGAAGAGATATTTCAGGTAATGTAGCCATGGCTGATTTAACGAAAATGCCGCATTTATTAGTGGCAGGATCAACGGGTAGTGGTAAATCTGTTTGTATCAATGGCATTATCACTAGTTTATTGATGAAAGCTAAACCAAACGAAGTTAAATTAATGATGATTGATCCTAAGATGGTAGAATTGAATATTTATAATGGGATTCCTCATTTGCTAACACCTGTCGTAACCAATCCTAAAAAAGCAGCTCAAGCTTTACAAAAAGTCGTAGCCGAAATGGAACAACGCTATGAGTTGTTTGCTGCTAGTGGTCAACGGAATATTGCGGGGTACAATCAGTTTATTTTAGAGCAAAACTTAGAAAATGGTGAAAGTCATCCGACTTTGCCTTTTATTGTGGTGATAGTGGATGAATTAGCTGATTTAATGATGGTAGCCAGCAACGAAGTAGAAGATGCCATTATTCGTTTGGCCCAAATGGCTAGAGCAGCAGGGATCCACATGATTTTAGCTACGCAAAGACCAAGTGTCGATGTTATTACAGGCATCATCAAGGCCAATGTCCCATCGCGGATCGCCTTTGCCGTCTCTAGCGGAATCGACTCACGGACGATCATTGACAGCAGTGGGGCTGAAAAGCTTCTTGGACGTGGAGATATGTTGTATTTGCCGATGGGTGAAAATAAGCCTGTCCGTGTTCAAGGAGCCTTCATATCGGATGCTGAAGTGGAAAGAGTTGTTTCGTTTGTAACCACACAACAAGGAGCAAACTATGTTGAGGCAATGATGCCGACGGAAGAACCTCAAACTACAAGCGGTGAAGTACAAGACGAAGTTTATGATGATGCTGTTCAAATGATCGTAGAAATGCAGACAGCCAGTATCTCTTTATTGCAGAGACGTTTTAGAATTGGGTACAATCGTGCAGCGCGACTCATTGATGAGATGGAAATGCGTGGTATCGTTGGTCCATCTGAAGGAAGCAAGCCAAGAAAAGTGAACATTACGGAAGTTCCAGGTGAGCCTGGCGATGATTTAGCAGAACAGTAG